In Syngnathus acus chromosome 21, fSynAcu1.2, whole genome shotgun sequence, one genomic interval encodes:
- the txndc9 gene encoding thioredoxin domain-containing protein 9: MANDMIDSITKVLVQSAKVVEDQVDAELTKLTEMDEDDFEKMRERRLEALKKAQKQKQEWLSKGHGEYREISSEKEFFGEVKDSKKVVCHFYRNTTFRCRIVDKHLGLLAKKHIETKFIKLNVERAPFLTERLRIKVIPTLALLIDGKSKDYVVGFGDLGNTDDFSTEILEWRLGCADVINYSGNLMEPPTSTQKPHSRFTKVEKKTIRGRGYETDSDDDD; this comes from the exons ATGGCTAACGACATGATCGACAGCATCACAAAGGTTCTGGTGCAATCCGCTAAGGTGGTGGAGGATCAGGTGGATGCGGAGTTGACCAAACTCACTGAAATGGATGAAGATGACTTTGAGAAAATGAGGGAAAGACGACTAGAGGCACTGAAGAAAGCACAGAAACAGAAACAA GAGTGGTTGTCTAAAGGACACGGAGAGTACCGTGAAATTTCTAGTGAGAAAGAATTCTTTGGCGAGGTCAAGGACAGCAAGAAAGTTGTCTGCCATTTCTACAGAAATACCACCTTCAG ATGCAGGATCGTGGACAAACACTTGGGCCTCCTGGCAAAGAAGCACATCGAGACCAAATTCATCAAACTCAACGTGGAGAGGGCGCCCTTCTTGACCGAGCGGCTGCGCATCAAAGTCATCCCCACCCTGGCGCTGCTCATCGACGGCAAGTCCAAGGACTACGTGGTCGGCTTCGGCGACCTGGGGAACACTGACGATTTCAGCACCGAGATCCTGGAATGGCGACTGGGCTGCGCCGATGTTATCAACTACAG TGGTAACCTGATGGAGCCGCCCACATCCACGCAGAAGCCTCACTCCAGGTTCACCAAAGTGGAGAAGAAGACCatcagggggcggggctatgAAACAGATTCTGACGATGACGACTGA
- the mrpl30 gene encoding 39S ribosomal protein L30, mitochondrial, whose translation MLGATEMSAFSLKSSSVKVLTGISRCILFGRSKFTRAKIPQELFEERSKEHEKYGGDPEQPHKLHVVTRVKSAMRRPYWEKDMVKNLGLQKPHVPVIHKNIPAVNSKLKVIKHLVRIQPLRTPYGLPTEQDMADSYINSKGELIVRRLLTPLQPKAIES comes from the exons ATGTTAGGAGCCACTGAAATGTCTGCATTCAGTTTAAAGTCATCATCCGTCAAA GTCCTGACAGGAATTTCacgttgtattttgtttggacGCAGCAAGTTTACCAGAGCAAAAATTCCACAAGAG CTCTTTGAAGAGCGGTCGAAGGAACACGAGAAATATGGTGGCGACCCAGAGCAGCCTCACAAACTTCACGTAGTGACTCGTGTCAAAAGCGCAATGAGACGGCCATACTGGGAGAAAGACATGGTGAAGAACCTGGGCCTCCAAAAG CCACATGTGCCTGTGATCCACAAGAATATACCTGCAGTCAACAGCAAACTCAAAGTCATCAAGCATCTTGTCAG GATTCAGCCACTGAGGACACCGTACGGGCTGCCCACCGAGCAAGACATGGCTGACAGCTACATCAATAGCAAAGGCGAACTGATTGTTCGACGCCTGCTCACACCGCTCCAGCCCAAAGCTATTGAATCTTAG
- the mitd1 gene encoding MIT domain-containing protein 1, producing the protein MTQNHLPGMESSAISVLKRAVELDQSGRFLESLVCYQEGIQLLLDAQKAVKDESKRGHYREKIKGYMDRAEQIKAHVNKTKEEGKYHEQVRIEEDATGYSYEAVFKPYISGALTEVWVEDPYIRHTHQLYNFLRFCEMLLKASCKVKTIHLLTSPEEDGGQQASCMAELKQSLGAHGVALDLRYSTSIHDREIRFDNGWIVKIGRGLDYFKKPKGRFSIGYCDYDLRQCHKTTVDIFHTKHTKVL; encoded by the exons ATGACTCAAAATCACCTACCAGGTATGGAGTCGTCCGCCATCTCTGTGCTAAAGCGGGCAGTAGAGTTGGACCAGAGTGGCCGCTTCTTGGAGTCTCTCGTCTGCTACCAAGAAGGCATTCAGTTGCTGTTAGACGCCCAAAAAG CAGTGAAGGATGAGTCGAAGAGAGGACATTACAGGGAAAAGATAAAAGGTTATATGGACAGAGCAGAACAAATCAAAGCTCATGTGAACAAGACGAAAGAAG AGGGAAAGTACCACGAGCAGGTAAGGATAGAGGAGGATGCCACAGGTTACAGTTACGAGGCCGTCTTCAAGCCGTACATTAGCGGTGCTCTTACAGAGGTCTGGGTGGAGGATCCTTACATACGACACACTCATCAG CTGTACAACTTCTTGCGGTTCTGTGAGATGCTACTCAAAGCGTCATGCAAGGTGAAGACCATACATCTCCTCACGTCACCCGAAGAA GATGGTGGCCAACAGGCAAGCTGCATGGCCGAGCTGAAGCAGAGCCTCGGTGCTCACGGCGTCGCTCTTGACCTGCGGTACTCCACCTCCATCCATGACAGAGAGATCAG GTTTGATAACGGTTGGATTGTCAAGATCGGAAGAGGGCTGGATTACTTCAAAAAGCCCAAG GGACGGTTTTCGATTGGATACTGTGACTATGACCTCAGGCAGTGCCACAAAACCACAGTAGACATTTTCCATACAAAACACACCAAAGTCCTATGA